The Brevibacillus brevis genome contains a region encoding:
- a CDS encoding DUF1294 domain-containing protein, translating to MYHQQLAAHRRNFVLVLVISWVLLLAGYFNSNIWVLAAGALLLNGYAYYLMQTDKRLAKEKGFRVPELSLLLVAFLGGGIGALEGMLIQRHKTKHMSFLILLPLFCIAQILLVIWLTQLYLDKNLVS from the coding sequence ATCAACAATTAGCTGCCCACCGCCGCAATTTCGTGCTGGTGCTCGTCATAAGCTGGGTCCTCCTCTTGGCAGGATACTTCAATTCGAATATCTGGGTGCTGGCGGCAGGAGCTTTGCTGCTGAATGGCTATGCTTATTACCTGATGCAGACAGACAAGCGTCTGGCGAAAGAAAAAGGTTTTCGGGTTCCGGAACTGAGTCTTTTGTTGGTCGCATTTTTAGGAGGAGGGATCGGTGCGCTTGAGGGTATGCTCATTCAACGGCATAAGACCAAGCATATGTCTTTTCTCATCCTGCTCCCGCTCTTTTGCATCGCGCAAATCTTGCTAGTCATTTGGTTAACGCAGCTATACTTGGATAAAAATCTCGTGTCGTAG
- the kynU gene encoding kynureninase yields the protein MSQSSPLTKAYAQQLDAQDELASYREEFYLLPSLYLDGNSLGLMSKRAEKSVLDMMQSWKELGVEGWTTGNHPWFFFSEKLGEMSAALVGASPEEVIVTGSTTINLHQLAATFYHPVGKRTKVIATELDFPTDIYALQSQMKLHGLDPEEHLVRVASRDGRLIEEEDIIDAMTDEVALVVLPTVLYRSGQLLDIERLTAAAHERGILIGFDGCHSVGAIPHSFSKWGVDFAYWCNYKYVNAGPGSVGSLYVNRKHFGRAPGLAGWFSSKKDKQFDMEHTLDACENAGAYQIGTPHMLSLAPLLGSLEMFQEVSVEKLRTKSLGLTRFMMDLIEVELADMGFTIANPQQDERRGGHVSLEHDEAIRICKALKEAGIIPDFRAPNIIRLAPVAFYTTYTEVWESVQILKTIMQEKSYEKFENKREVVA from the coding sequence ATGTCTCAATCAAGCCCCCTAACGAAAGCGTACGCACAGCAATTGGATGCACAGGACGAACTCGCGAGCTATCGCGAAGAGTTTTATCTGCTTCCGAGCCTGTATTTGGATGGCAACTCGCTTGGGCTCATGTCAAAAAGAGCGGAAAAGAGCGTACTGGACATGATGCAGTCTTGGAAGGAGCTGGGTGTGGAAGGCTGGACAACGGGTAACCATCCGTGGTTTTTCTTCTCGGAGAAATTGGGAGAGATGAGCGCAGCACTTGTAGGGGCAAGCCCCGAGGAAGTGATCGTAACGGGGTCTACGACGATCAACCTCCATCAGCTGGCAGCTACCTTCTATCATCCGGTTGGAAAGAGGACGAAGGTGATTGCGACCGAGCTGGATTTCCCTACCGATATATACGCACTCCAGAGTCAAATGAAGCTCCATGGACTGGACCCGGAAGAGCATTTGGTTCGGGTAGCGTCAAGAGATGGCCGCCTGATTGAAGAAGAGGATATAATCGATGCGATGACGGATGAAGTAGCACTGGTAGTCCTTCCGACGGTCCTGTATCGCAGTGGCCAGCTGCTCGATATCGAACGGTTGACAGCAGCTGCACATGAGAGAGGCATTCTGATTGGTTTTGACGGGTGTCACTCTGTAGGAGCGATCCCGCATTCCTTCAGCAAATGGGGAGTGGATTTTGCATACTGGTGCAACTACAAATACGTAAATGCAGGGCCCGGAAGTGTAGGCAGCCTCTATGTCAACCGCAAGCATTTTGGCAGGGCTCCGGGATTGGCGGGATGGTTCAGTTCGAAAAAGGATAAGCAATTTGACATGGAACATACGCTGGATGCATGCGAAAATGCGGGCGCCTACCAGATTGGTACCCCACATATGCTGAGTCTCGCCCCACTGCTTGGTTCCTTGGAAATGTTCCAGGAAGTGTCTGTGGAAAAGCTTCGTACCAAGTCGCTCGGCTTAACGCGGTTCATGATGGATTTGATCGAGGTGGAGCTGGCAGACATGGGCTTTACCATTGCGAACCCACAGCAGGATGAGCGCCGAGGTGGGCATGTCAGTCTTGAGCACGATGAGGCCATACGGATATGCAAGGCCTTGAAGGAAGCGGGTATTATTCCTGACTTCCGTGCACCAAACATCATCCGGTTAGCTCCGGTTGCTTTCTATACAACTTATACAGAGGTTTGGGAAAGTGTCCAGATCTTAAAGACGATTATGCAAGAGAAGAGCTACGAGAAATTTGAAAACAAGCGCGAGGTAGTTGCTTAA
- a CDS encoding spore germination protein, which produces MSQFFQAWQKRKEALQSKALEQYTNKSMESVSDVTLTTNVEENIQLIEAQFGKCDDLVVRRFQTKSKAQAAIVFIDGMVDRNVISDFIIRYMTTPDITYHDPATNELDLTDKLRQIVRNILSGCAVLIIDGCQNAYLNNTRGWDRRSVEEPQTESVVRGPRDGFCETLCVNAALIRFRLKDPNLRVRHMVVGERTQTDIYVMYIDGIAYPPMVEEVIARIESVHVDSVLESGYIEQMIQDRRWSPFPQIQNTERPDKVVANLLEGKVGILVDGTPFGLIAPAVFSQFYQSPEDYYERFYIATLIRFIRIISISIALLLPSLYIAFSSFHPEMIPSRLVIAMAAGRSTVPFPSLIEALFMELAIEILREASVRLPGPIGPTIGIVGALVVGEAAVTAGLVSPVMVIIVAVTTIGSFASPSYSAAIAIRMLRFPVMFLAGMFGLYGIMLFLIVILIHLSSLKSFGVPYMSPLSPINLTGMKDLFIRAPHHLMKTRPMMFHVQDKTRMREEDNRK; this is translated from the coding sequence ATGAGCCAGTTTTTTCAAGCATGGCAAAAAAGAAAAGAAGCCCTTCAGTCAAAAGCGTTGGAGCAATACACCAACAAGAGCATGGAAAGCGTCTCGGATGTCACACTCACGACCAATGTGGAAGAAAACATTCAATTGATTGAAGCGCAGTTCGGAAAGTGTGACGATCTCGTCGTGCGTCGTTTTCAAACAAAGTCGAAGGCTCAAGCCGCTATCGTTTTTATAGATGGCATGGTGGATCGCAATGTCATCAGTGATTTTATTATTCGCTATATGACGACTCCCGATATCACCTATCATGATCCGGCGACAAATGAGCTGGATTTGACAGACAAATTGAGGCAGATCGTCCGAAATATTTTGTCTGGATGTGCGGTACTGATCATCGATGGGTGTCAAAACGCTTACTTGAATAACACGAGAGGTTGGGACAGACGTTCAGTGGAAGAGCCTCAGACGGAATCAGTCGTACGAGGGCCACGCGATGGTTTTTGTGAGACGTTGTGCGTGAATGCAGCGCTGATCCGCTTCCGCTTGAAGGACCCCAATCTCAGAGTGCGTCATATGGTTGTCGGTGAACGAACGCAGACTGACATATACGTCATGTACATCGACGGCATTGCGTATCCCCCGATGGTGGAGGAAGTGATTGCGCGAATAGAGAGTGTTCATGTGGATTCTGTACTGGAAAGCGGGTATATCGAACAAATGATCCAGGATCGCAGATGGTCCCCATTCCCGCAGATTCAAAATACAGAACGTCCCGACAAAGTGGTGGCCAATCTATTGGAAGGAAAAGTAGGCATTCTGGTAGACGGTACGCCGTTCGGTTTGATTGCTCCGGCTGTATTTTCGCAGTTTTATCAGAGTCCAGAGGATTATTACGAGCGATTTTACATCGCGACCTTGATCCGTTTTATTCGGATTATCAGTATCAGCATCGCCTTGCTGCTCCCGTCTCTCTATATCGCTTTTAGCTCGTTCCATCCGGAGATGATCCCTTCTCGGCTGGTCATTGCGATGGCGGCAGGACGATCTACCGTACCCTTCCCTTCTTTAATCGAAGCCTTGTTTATGGAGTTAGCCATCGAGATTTTGCGGGAAGCAAGCGTCAGGCTGCCGGGGCCAATAGGTCCTACGATCGGGATTGTTGGGGCACTCGTCGTAGGGGAAGCAGCGGTAACAGCTGGGCTTGTCAGTCCTGTTATGGTGATCATCGTGGCTGTTACAACAATAGGTTCGTTCGCTTCACCTAGCTACAGTGCAGCCATTGCCATTCGCATGCTCCGCTTTCCGGTTATGTTCTTGGCGGGGATGTTTGGTCTTTACGGTATTATGCTGTTTTTGATCGTCATCCTCATTCATTTGTCTTCCCTGAAATCGTTTGGAGTACCCTATATGTCCCCACTTAGTCCGATCAACCTGACGGGAATGAAGGACTTGTTCATACGGGCTCCTCATCATCTTATGAAAACAAGACCGATGATGTTTCACGTTCAAGATAAAACGCGAATGAGAGAGGAGGATAACCGGAAATGA